Proteins from a single region of Salipiger sp. H15:
- a CDS encoding peptidase, with translation MSGARIVAAARGWIGTPYLHQASVKGAGCDCLGLLRGVWREVIGPEPEPVPPYSRDWSEPQGDEALLRAALRHLRAKALADEAPGDVLLFRMREGAVAKHLGMQSRCGSAPAFVHAYSGHGVIESAFTAPWRRRLAARLAFPMEQD, from the coding sequence ATGAGCGGGGCGCGCATCGTCGCCGCCGCGCGCGGCTGGATCGGCACGCCCTACCTGCACCAGGCCTCGGTGAAGGGGGCGGGCTGCGACTGTCTCGGCCTGCTGCGCGGCGTCTGGCGCGAGGTGATCGGCCCCGAGCCCGAGCCGGTGCCGCCCTACAGCCGCGACTGGTCCGAGCCGCAGGGCGACGAGGCGCTGCTGCGCGCGGCACTGCGGCACCTGCGTGCCAAGGCGCTGGCCGACGAGGCCCCGGGCGACGTGCTGCTCTTCCGCATGCGCGAGGGGGCGGTGGCCAAGCATCTCGGGATGCAGAGCCGGTGCGGGTCGGCCCCCGCCTTCGTCCACGCCTACAGCGGTCACGGGGTGATCGAAAGCGCGTTCACCGCGCCCTGGCGCCGCCGCCTCGCGGCGCGCCTTGCCTTTCCCATGGAGCAAGACTGA
- a CDS encoding glycoside hydrolase/phage tail family protein codes for MATILLSAAGAALGSAVGGSFLGLSMTAVGRFVGAGLGRALDQRLMGAGSETVETGRIDRLRLAGAGEGAAVPQVWGRVRVGGQVIWATEFAEHVRKERVGGGKGSPRSETTVKGYSYSVSLALALCEGVITGVNRVWADGVEIAPRDLNMRVYPGSADQMPDPKMEAVEGTGLVPAYRGTAYVVIEELMLDRFGNRVPQFSFEVTRPELEDRLDVPGAIRGVAVIPGTGEYALATRPVYLDYGGGAQAAANLNTPAEVPDFLVSLDQLRDELPGCRAASLVVSWFGDDLRCGACRIRPRVEQVEWDSAQMPWRVSGLGRGAAAPVPRQDGVAVYGGTPADASVIEALREMAARGLDVVYYPFILMEQTEGNALPDPWSGAATQPALPWRGRITLSVAPGRAGSPDGSAAAEAEVAAFFGSASAADFAVAGDAVAYSGPDEWSFRRFILHQAALCAAAGGVSAFCIGSELRGLTQIRGASGFPAVAALRALAAECRALLGPGVKIGYSADWSEYFGYQPQDGSGDVFFHLDPLWSDPEIDFIGIDNYMPLADWRDGDDHADAGWGAIYNPDYLMANVEGGEGFDWYYPSAEARAAQRREAITDGAHDEPWVYRCKDLRGWWSNLHHERIGGIRQEAPTAWEPQGKPIWFTELGCAAIDKGANQPNKFLDPKSSESQLPRYSNGLRDELMQRQYLRALHAHWNDPAHNPVSEIYGAPMIDMSRALVWAWDARPYPWFPGLSDLWADGGNYRRGHWLNGRASARTLASVVAGICARSGVAEVDVSRLWGWVRGYQLERVSDARAALQPLLLAHGVDAIERDGALVFLPRRGRAPVTLDPGALVHEPGEEGDLVRIRAAEAETAGRLRLRFVEADGDHAVSGEEVVLPDTRSHGVAETELAMELTRAEARMVLERWLAEARIARETLRFALPPSQMPLGAGDIVALPGPSGAVRARVDRVEIGTHQRIEAVRIEPDTYLPAEMAESDPALRPFAAPVPVLPLFLDLPLMSGDEVPHAPHLAVTATPWPGSVAIYDAASDADYLLNEIIAARATVGVTETPLFAAPPGRIDRGAALQVALRSGSLQSVEEAALLGGANLLANGDGTPGTWELLQFRDAQLVEPGRWLLSHRLRGQAGSDGLMPEVWPAGSWVVLLDGAPQQIALAPAQRRQARHYRIGAARRGYDDPSYVHRVLAFDGNGLRPYRPAHLRAVAAGGTALAISWIRRTRLEGDDWEAPEVPLGEESERYLLRVTQGETLVREAFCTAPEWSYDPAADGLSGDYELRVAQVSARFGAGPFAVLALLA; via the coding sequence ATGGCCACGATCCTCCTTTCCGCCGCCGGGGCGGCGCTTGGCAGCGCGGTCGGCGGGTCCTTCCTCGGCCTGTCGATGACCGCCGTGGGCCGCTTTGTCGGCGCGGGGCTCGGCCGGGCACTCGACCAGCGGCTGATGGGGGCCGGGTCCGAGACGGTGGAGACCGGGCGCATCGACCGCCTGCGCCTTGCCGGCGCGGGCGAGGGCGCGGCGGTGCCGCAGGTCTGGGGGCGGGTGCGGGTCGGCGGGCAGGTGATCTGGGCCACCGAGTTCGCGGAACACGTCCGCAAGGAGCGGGTCGGCGGCGGCAAGGGCAGCCCGCGCAGCGAGACCACGGTGAAGGGCTACAGCTACTCGGTCAGCCTTGCGCTGGCGCTCTGCGAGGGCGTGATCACCGGAGTCAACCGGGTCTGGGCCGACGGCGTCGAGATCGCGCCGCGTGATCTGAACATGCGCGTTTATCCCGGCAGCGCCGACCAGATGCCGGATCCCAAGATGGAGGCGGTGGAGGGCACCGGGCTGGTCCCGGCCTATCGCGGCACCGCCTACGTGGTGATCGAGGAGCTGATGCTCGACCGCTTCGGCAACCGCGTGCCGCAGTTCAGCTTCGAGGTGACCCGGCCCGAGCTCGAGGATCGGCTGGACGTGCCCGGCGCGATCCGGGGCGTGGCGGTGATCCCCGGCACCGGCGAATACGCGCTGGCGACGCGGCCGGTCTACCTCGATTACGGCGGCGGCGCGCAGGCGGCGGCGAACCTCAACACGCCCGCCGAGGTGCCCGATTTCCTGGTCTCGCTCGACCAGCTGCGGGACGAGCTGCCGGGGTGTCGCGCCGCCTCGCTGGTGGTGAGCTGGTTCGGTGACGACCTGCGCTGCGGTGCCTGCCGGATCCGCCCGCGGGTGGAGCAGGTGGAGTGGGACTCCGCGCAGATGCCCTGGCGCGTGTCGGGGCTGGGACGCGGTGCGGCGGCGCCGGTGCCGCGGCAGGACGGGGTCGCGGTCTATGGCGGCACGCCCGCCGACGCCTCGGTGATCGAGGCGCTGCGCGAGATGGCGGCGCGCGGGCTCGACGTCGTCTACTACCCGTTCATCCTGATGGAACAGACCGAGGGCAATGCGCTTCCCGATCCGTGGAGCGGGGCCGCCACGCAGCCGGCGCTGCCCTGGCGCGGCCGCATCACCCTCAGCGTCGCGCCGGGCCGTGCCGGATCGCCCGACGGCAGCGCGGCGGCGGAGGCCGAGGTGGCGGCCTTCTTCGGCAGCGCCTCGGCCGCGGATTTCGCCGTGGCGGGGGACGCGGTGGCCTATTCCGGCCCCGACGAATGGTCCTTCCGCCGCTTCATCCTGCACCAGGCGGCGCTCTGCGCGGCGGCGGGCGGGGTCTCGGCCTTCTGCATCGGCTCGGAGCTGCGCGGGCTCACCCAGATCCGCGGCGCCTCGGGCTTCCCGGCGGTGGCGGCGCTGCGCGCGCTGGCGGCCGAGTGCCGGGCGCTGCTGGGGCCGGGGGTGAAGATCGGCTATTCCGCCGACTGGAGCGAGTATTTCGGCTACCAGCCGCAGGACGGCTCGGGCGACGTCTTCTTCCACCTCGACCCGCTCTGGAGCGACCCCGAGATCGACTTCATCGGCATCGACAATTACATGCCGCTCGCCGACTGGCGGGACGGCGATGACCATGCCGACGCGGGCTGGGGCGCGATCTACAACCCGGACTACCTCATGGCCAATGTGGAGGGCGGCGAGGGCTTCGACTGGTACTACCCCAGCGCCGAGGCGCGCGCGGCGCAGCGCCGCGAGGCGATCACCGACGGCGCGCATGACGAGCCCTGGGTCTACCGCTGCAAGGACCTGCGCGGCTGGTGGTCGAACCTGCACCACGAGCGCATCGGCGGGATCCGGCAGGAGGCGCCCACCGCCTGGGAGCCGCAGGGCAAGCCGATCTGGTTCACCGAGCTTGGCTGCGCCGCCATCGACAAGGGCGCGAACCAGCCCAACAAGTTCCTCGATCCGAAAAGTTCCGAGAGCCAGCTTCCACGTTATTCCAATGGCTTGCGAGACGAACTTATGCAGCGGCAATACCTGCGCGCGCTCCATGCCCACTGGAACGACCCGGCGCACAACCCGGTCTCGGAGATCTACGGCGCGCCGATGATCGACATGTCGCGCGCGCTGGTCTGGGCCTGGGATGCGCGGCCCTACCCGTGGTTCCCGGGCCTGTCCGATCTCTGGGCCGACGGCGGCAACTACCGGCGCGGGCACTGGCTGAACGGGCGCGCCTCGGCGCGGACCCTCGCCTCGGTAGTGGCCGGGATCTGCGCGCGCTCGGGCGTTGCCGAGGTCGACGTGAGCCGGCTCTGGGGCTGGGTGCGGGGCTACCAGCTCGAGCGGGTGAGCGATGCCCGCGCGGCGCTGCAGCCGCTCCTTCTCGCGCATGGGGTGGACGCGATCGAGCGCGACGGGGCGCTGGTCTTCCTGCCGCGGCGCGGGCGGGCGCCGGTCACGCTCGATCCGGGCGCGCTGGTGCACGAGCCGGGCGAGGAGGGTGATCTCGTCCGCATCCGCGCCGCCGAGGCAGAGACCGCCGGGCGGCTGCGGCTGCGCTTCGTCGAGGCCGACGGCGACCACGCGGTGAGCGGCGAGGAGGTGGTGCTGCCCGACACGCGCAGCCACGGCGTCGCCGAGACTGAGCTGGCGATGGAGCTGACCCGGGCCGAGGCGCGGATGGTGCTCGAGCGCTGGCTGGCCGAGGCGCGCATCGCCCGCGAGACCCTGCGCTTCGCGCTGCCGCCCTCGCAGATGCCGCTCGGCGCGGGGGACATCGTCGCGCTGCCCGGCCCCTCGGGCGCCGTGCGCGCGCGGGTGGACCGCGTCGAGATCGGCACGCACCAGCGCATCGAGGCGGTGCGGATCGAGCCCGACACCTACCTGCCCGCCGAGATGGCCGAGAGCGACCCGGCTCTGCGCCCCTTCGCCGCCCCGGTGCCGGTGCTGCCGCTCTTCCTCGACCTGCCGCTGATGAGCGGCGACGAGGTTCCGCACGCGCCGCATCTCGCGGTGACGGCGACGCCCTGGCCGGGCAGCGTCGCGATCTACGATGCCGCCTCGGATGCCGACTACCTGCTGAACGAGATCATCGCCGCGCGGGCCACCGTGGGAGTCACCGAGACCCCGCTCTTCGCCGCGCCGCCGGGGCGGATCGACCGCGGCGCGGCGCTGCAGGTCGCGCTGCGCTCGGGAAGCCTGCAGTCGGTCGAGGAGGCGGCACTGCTCGGCGGGGCGAACCTCCTGGCGAACGGCGACGGCACGCCCGGCACCTGGGAGCTGCTGCAGTTCCGCGACGCGCAGCTGGTCGAGCCGGGGCGCTGGCTGCTTTCGCACCGGCTGCGCGGGCAGGCGGGCAGCGACGGGCTCATGCCCGAGGTCTGGCCGGCGGGGTCCTGGGTGGTGCTGCTCGACGGCGCGCCGCAGCAGATCGCGCTGGCCCCGGCGCAGCGGCGGCAGGCGCGGCACTACCGCATCGGCGCGGCGCGGCGCGGCTACGACGATCCCTCCTACGTGCACCGGGTGCTGGCCTTCGACGGCAACGGGCTGCGGCCCTACCGCCCGGCGCACCTGCGCGCGGTCGCGGCCGGGGGCACCGCGCTCGCGATCAGCTGGATCCGGCGCACCCGCCTCGAGGGCGACGACTGGGAGGCGCCCGAGGTGCCGCTCGGCGAGGAGAGCGAGCGCTACCTGCTGCGCGTCACGCAGGGCGAGACGCTGGTCCGCGAGGCGTTCTGCACGGCGCCCGAATGGTCTTACGACCCGGCGGCGGACGGGCTTTCGGGCGACTACGAGCTGCGGGTGGCGCAGGTCTCGGCCCGCTTCGGTGCGGGCCCCTTCGCGGTGCTGGCGCTCCTCGCCTGA
- the cysE gene encoding serine O-acetyltransferase, whose translation MAKTRAKIAELDPVWARIVREGEEVVATEPLLGGLVHYSILHHPTIERALAYRISLKLSNGEMSEQILREICDEAYSSDPSLALKARADIQATYERDPACHRYLQPLLFFKGFQAVQSQRVSHWLWNQGRRDLSYFFQMRSSEVFGVDIHPAAKIGKGIMIDHAHSIVIGETAVVGDDVSILHSVTLGGTGKEDEDRHPKIGNGVLIGAGAKVLGNIKVGDRSRIAAGSVVLAEVPPCKTVAGVPAKIVGEAGCDQPSRSMDQKLTGCNCSD comes from the coding sequence ATGGCCAAGACCCGCGCCAAGATCGCCGAACTCGACCCCGTCTGGGCCCGCATCGTCCGCGAGGGCGAGGAGGTTGTCGCCACCGAGCCGCTGCTCGGAGGGCTCGTGCACTATTCCATCCTGCACCATCCGACCATCGAGCGGGCGCTGGCCTACCGCATCTCGCTCAAGCTCTCGAACGGCGAGATGTCCGAGCAGATCCTGCGGGAAATCTGTGACGAGGCCTACAGCTCCGACCCCTCGCTGGCGCTGAAGGCGCGCGCCGACATCCAGGCCACCTACGAGCGTGACCCGGCCTGCCACCGCTACCTGCAGCCGCTGCTCTTCTTCAAGGGCTTCCAGGCGGTGCAGAGCCAGCGCGTGTCGCACTGGCTGTGGAACCAGGGGCGGCGCGACCTGTCCTATTTCTTCCAGATGCGCTCGTCCGAGGTCTTCGGGGTCGACATCCACCCCGCCGCAAAGATCGGCAAGGGCATCATGATCGACCACGCGCACTCGATCGTCATCGGCGAGACGGCGGTGGTCGGCGACGACGTGTCGATCCTGCACTCGGTGACGCTCGGCGGCACCGGCAAGGAGGACGAGGACCGTCACCCGAAGATCGGCAACGGCGTGCTGATCGGCGCCGGGGCGAAGGTGCTGGGCAACATCAAGGTGGGCGACCGCTCGCGCATCGCGGCGGGCTCGGTGGTGCTGGCCGAGGTGCCGCCCTGCAAGACGGTCGCCGGGGTGCCCGCGAAGATCGTCGGCGAGGCGGGCTGCGACCAGCCCTCGCGCTCGATGGACCAGAAGCTGACCGGCTGCAACTGCAGCGACTGA
- a CDS encoding MFS transporter — protein MAIQDRQGLLTILSLALGAFAIGVSEFAAMGLLPYYAAELGVSEPDAGHAVSAYALGVVFGAPVLAVLGSMIPRKTLLILLISFFGLGNLVSAMAPDLTLLIAGRFLAGLPHGAFLGISMLFAAEFSPEGRKARGVAQVLMGLTLANVIGVPLAGAAGQVFGWRLCFVVTTGIAAASALMIARFAPSVQSGPMPSPLRELSALANRAVWTTLLVGAIGFGGVFAVYSYFSAAMLAATDAPAWAVPAALSGFGLGGIAGNLVAGRLADWSRLGGSLLLLVGMTVMSLLYTAVIGDWVMMGLALFLLGTTASLAIPLQMRLMDVAGEAQTLAAALNHAAFNAANALGPFLAGRALAAGHGWGSTGQVGAALALGGIAMLGLAWVESRGRARRVVPAMAAGC, from the coding sequence ATGGCTATCCAAGACCGTCAGGGCCTGCTGACGATCCTCTCGCTGGCGCTTGGCGCCTTTGCAATCGGCGTCTCCGAATTCGCCGCCATGGGTCTGCTGCCCTATTACGCCGCCGAGCTCGGCGTGAGCGAGCCCGACGCCGGCCACGCGGTCAGCGCCTATGCGCTCGGCGTGGTCTTCGGCGCGCCGGTGCTGGCGGTGCTCGGCTCGATGATCCCGCGCAAGACGCTGCTGATCCTGCTGATCTCGTTCTTTGGCCTCGGCAACCTCGTGAGCGCCATGGCCCCGGACCTCACGCTGCTGATCGCCGGGCGCTTCCTCGCGGGGCTGCCGCATGGCGCCTTCCTCGGCATCTCGATGCTGTTCGCCGCCGAGTTCTCGCCCGAGGGGCGCAAGGCGCGCGGCGTGGCGCAGGTGCTGATGGGGCTGACGCTGGCCAACGTGATCGGCGTGCCGCTCGCGGGCGCGGCGGGACAGGTCTTCGGCTGGCGGCTCTGCTTCGTGGTCACCACCGGCATCGCCGCCGCCTCGGCGCTGATGATTGCCCGCTTCGCCCCCAGCGTGCAGTCCGGTCCGATGCCGAGCCCCCTGCGCGAGCTCTCGGCGCTGGCCAACCGCGCGGTCTGGACCACGCTGCTGGTCGGCGCGATCGGCTTCGGCGGGGTCTTCGCGGTCTATTCCTACTTCTCGGCGGCCATGCTCGCCGCCACCGACGCCCCCGCCTGGGCGGTCCCCGCGGCGCTCTCGGGCTTCGGTCTCGGCGGCATCGCCGGCAACCTCGTCGCCGGGCGGCTGGCGGACTGGTCGCGGCTCGGCGGCTCGCTGCTGCTGCTTGTCGGCATGACGGTCATGTCGCTGCTCTACACTGCGGTGATCGGCGACTGGGTGATGATGGGGCTCGCGCTCTTCCTGCTCGGCACCACGGCCAGCCTCGCCATCCCGCTGCAGATGCGCCTGATGGACGTGGCGGGCGAGGCGCAGACGCTGGCCGCGGCGCTCAACCACGCCGCCTTCAACGCCGCCAACGCGCTGGGGCCGTTCCTTGCCGGGCGTGCGCTGGCCGCGGGCCATGGCTGGGGCTCGACCGGACAGGTCGGCGCGGCGCTGGCCCTGGGCGGCATCGCGATGCTGGGGCTGGCCTGGGTCGAGAGCCGCGGCCGCGCCCGCCGGGTGGTCCCGGCGATGGCCGCGGGCTGCTGA
- a CDS encoding arylsulfatase: MLRPFILAIPLAVLGLAAPAVAQDQPEKPNILVIWGDDIGWQNVSAYGMGTMGYTTPNIDRIAAEGIRFTDHYAQPSCTAGRAAFITGQYPIRSGMTTVGQPGSALGLQAGSPSLAEELKQIGYRTGHFGKNHLGDRNEHLPTVHGFDEFFGNLYHLNTQEEAEQRDYQRFGEGFSGSLEAYEEQFGTRGVIHSFASDVDDPTEQPRFGKVGKQTIEDTGPLTQERMKMFDEGEVIPLAEQFMANAKEAGEPFFVWLNTSRMHLYTRLNDEWRYAAETYTSEADYHGSGMLQHDHDIGLVLDWLDAQGLADNTIVWYSTDNGPEHSSWPMGATTPFRGEKMTTYEGGVRVISMVRWPGQLEPGQTLNGIQGHQDMFTTLAAAAGIEDVAAEVMDEKKQYIDGVNNLPYWKGEQDHSNRDSIFYYYESKLTAVRVGPWKFHFSTKEDYYANVIPRTVPLVFNLRMDPFESYDSKDSYGHLMQKVSWLIQPINVLMQQHLQTLAEYPPVQGGTSFDMSNVVAEFLEKALQ, translated from the coding sequence ATGTTGAGGCCATTTATCCTGGCGATCCCTCTCGCCGTCCTCGGGCTTGCCGCGCCTGCCGTGGCGCAGGACCAGCCCGAGAAGCCGAACATCCTGGTGATCTGGGGCGATGACATCGGCTGGCAGAACGTCTCGGCCTACGGGATGGGCACGATGGGCTACACCACGCCCAATATCGATCGGATCGCGGCGGAAGGCATCCGCTTCACCGACCACTACGCGCAGCCGAGCTGTACCGCGGGCCGCGCCGCCTTCATCACCGGTCAGTACCCGATCCGCTCGGGGATGACGACGGTGGGCCAGCCGGGCTCGGCGCTCGGGCTGCAGGCGGGCTCGCCCAGCCTTGCCGAGGAGCTCAAGCAGATCGGCTACCGCACCGGCCACTTCGGCAAGAACCACCTCGGCGACCGCAACGAGCACCTGCCGACGGTGCACGGCTTCGACGAGTTCTTCGGCAACCTCTACCACCTCAACACCCAGGAAGAGGCCGAGCAGCGCGACTACCAGCGCTTCGGCGAGGGCTTCTCGGGCTCGCTCGAGGCCTACGAGGAGCAGTTCGGCACGCGCGGCGTGATCCACTCCTTCGCCTCGGACGTGGATGACCCCACCGAGCAGCCGCGCTTCGGCAAGGTCGGCAAGCAGACCATCGAGGACACCGGCCCGCTGACGCAGGAACGGATGAAGATGTTCGACGAGGGCGAGGTGATCCCGCTGGCCGAACAGTTCATGGCGAATGCGAAAGAGGCGGGCGAGCCCTTCTTCGTCTGGCTCAACACCAGCCGGATGCACCTCTACACGCGGCTCAACGACGAATGGCGCTACGCCGCCGAGACCTACACCTCGGAGGCCGACTACCACGGCTCGGGCATGCTGCAGCACGACCATGACATCGGGCTGGTGCTCGACTGGCTCGACGCGCAGGGCCTCGCCGACAACACCATCGTCTGGTACTCGACCGACAACGGACCCGAGCATTCCTCCTGGCCGATGGGCGCCACCACGCCGTTCCGCGGCGAGAAGATGACCACCTACGAAGGCGGCGTGCGCGTGATCTCGATGGTGCGCTGGCCGGGCCAGCTCGAGCCGGGGCAGACGCTCAACGGCATCCAGGGACACCAGGACATGTTCACCACGCTGGCCGCCGCGGCGGGCATCGAGGACGTGGCCGCCGAGGTCATGGACGAGAAGAAGCAGTACATCGACGGGGTCAACAACCTTCCCTACTGGAAGGGCGAACAGGACCACTCGAACCGCGACAGCATCTTCTACTACTACGAGAGCAAGCTGACCGCCGTGCGGGTGGGGCCGTGGAAGTTCCACTTCTCCACCAAGGAGGACTACTACGCCAACGTGATCCCGCGCACCGTGCCGCTGGTCTTCAACCTGCGCATGGACCCGTTCGAGAGCTACGACAGCAAGGACTCCTACGGCCACCTGATGCAGAAGGTCTCGTGGCTGATCCAGCCGATCAACGTGCTCATGCAGCAGCACCTGCAGACGCTGGCCGAGTACCCGCCGGTGCAGGGCGGCACCTCCTTCGACATGTCGAACGTGGTCGCCGAGTTCCTCGAGAAGGCGCTGCAGTAA
- a CDS encoding pyruvate dehydrogenase complex dihydrolipoamide acetyltransferase: MPTEILMPALSPTMEEGTLAKWLVKEGDTVSSGDVIAEIETDKATMEFEAVDEGVIGKILVAEGSEGVKVNTPIAVLLEEGESADDIAAAPKAEAKAEAPKAEAAAPAPAAAAAATPAPGAPAPADGTRIFAPPPARRIAADKGLDLAQVKGTGPHGRIVKADVEAAKPGAAAAPAAAAETKAAEAPKAAAMPSGPTADAVRKMYEGREIEEVKLDGMRKTVASRLTEAKQTIPHFYLRKDIKLDALLKFRGQLNKQLEARGVKLSVNDFVIKACALALQAVPDANAVWAGDRIFKLKPSDVAVAVAVEGGLFTPVLKDAEMKSLSALSAEMKDLAGRARTKKLAPHEYIGGSFAISNLGMYGIDNFDAVINPPHGAILAVGAGVKKPVVGADGELTVATVMSVTLSVDHRVIDGALGAELLQAIADNLENPMVMLA; encoded by the coding sequence ATGCCCACGGAAATCCTGATGCCCGCGCTGTCCCCCACCATGGAGGAAGGCACGCTGGCCAAGTGGCTGGTGAAGGAGGGCGACACGGTCAGCTCCGGCGATGTCATCGCCGAGATCGAGACCGACAAGGCGACGATGGAATTCGAGGCCGTCGACGAAGGCGTGATCGGCAAGATCCTCGTCGCCGAGGGCTCCGAGGGGGTGAAGGTCAACACCCCCATCGCCGTCCTGCTCGAGGAAGGTGAAAGCGCCGACGACATCGCCGCGGCCCCCAAGGCCGAGGCGAAGGCAGAGGCACCCAAGGCGGAAGCCGCCGCACCGGCGCCTGCCGCTGCCGCTGCCGCGACCCCTGCCCCGGGGGCGCCCGCCCCCGCCGATGGCACGCGCATCTTCGCCCCCCCGCCCGCCCGCCGCATCGCGGCGGACAAGGGGCTCGACCTTGCGCAGGTCAAGGGCACCGGCCCGCACGGCCGCATCGTGAAGGCCGACGTCGAGGCCGCCAAGCCCGGCGCGGCAGCCGCTCCGGCGGCAGCAGCCGAGACCAAGGCAGCCGAGGCCCCCAAGGCGGCGGCGATGCCCTCCGGTCCCACTGCCGACGCGGTGCGCAAGATGTACGAGGGGCGCGAGATCGAAGAGGTCAAGCTCGACGGCATGCGCAAGACGGTGGCCAGCCGCCTCACCGAGGCCAAGCAGACCATCCCGCACTTCTACCTGCGCAAGGACATCAAGCTCGACGCGCTGCTGAAGTTCCGCGGCCAGCTGAACAAGCAGCTGGAAGCGCGCGGCGTGAAGCTCTCGGTCAACGACTTCGTCATCAAGGCCTGCGCACTGGCGCTGCAGGCGGTGCCGGATGCCAATGCCGTCTGGGCCGGGGACCGCATCTTCAAGCTGAAACCGTCCGACGTGGCGGTGGCCGTTGCGGTCGAGGGTGGCCTCTTCACCCCGGTGCTGAAGGATGCCGAGATGAAGTCGCTCTCGGCGCTTTCCGCCGAGATGAAGGACCTCGCGGGCCGGGCCCGGACCAAGAAGCTCGCGCCGCATGAGTACATCGGCGGCAGCTTCGCGATCTCCAACCTCGGCATGTACGGCATCGACAACTTCGACGCGGTGATCAACCCGCCGCATGGCGCGATCCTCGCCGTGGGCGCGGGCGTCAAGAAGCCGGTCGTCGGCGCCGATGGCGAGCTGACCGTGGCGACGGTGATGTCGGTGACCCTCTCGGTCGATCACCGGGTCATCGACGGCGCGCTGGGTGCCGAGCTGCTGCAGGCGATCGCCGACAACCTCGAGAACCCGATGGTGATGCTCGCCTGA
- a CDS encoding pyruvate dehydrogenase complex E1 component subunit beta — protein MATEILMPALSPTMEEGTLAKWLVKEGDTVSSGDIIAEIETDKATMEFEAVDEGIVGKLLIAEGTEGVKVNTPIAVLVEDGESADDIAAPKAEAAPAKAEEAPAAAPAPASVPATPKARAVTPDWPEGTQMKTQTVREALRDAMAEEMRADPTVFVMGEEVAEYQGAYKVTQGLLDEFGSKRVIDTPITEHGFAGIGVGAAFGGLKPIVEFMTFNFAMQAIDQIINSAAKTLYMSGGQMGAPMVFRGPNGAAARVGAQHSQDYAAWYAMVPGLKVAMPYSAADAKGLLKSAIRDPNPVIFLENEILYGRSFEVPVMDDFTVPFGKAKIWREGTDVTIVSFGIGMTYALEAADKLAEEGISAEVIDLRTLRPIDYGTVIESVKKTNRCVTVEEGWPVGSIGNHLSAYIMQNAFDWLDAPVINCTGKDVPMPYAANLEKHALITTAEVIDAVRQVTYR, from the coding sequence ATGGCAACCGAAATTCTCATGCCCGCGCTCTCGCCGACCATGGAAGAGGGCACGCTGGCCAAGTGGCTGGTGAAAGAGGGTGACACCGTGAGCTCGGGCGACATCATCGCCGAGATCGAGACCGACAAGGCCACGATGGAATTCGAGGCGGTCGACGAGGGCATCGTCGGCAAGCTGCTGATCGCCGAGGGCACCGAGGGCGTGAAGGTCAACACCCCGATCGCCGTGCTGGTCGAGGACGGCGAAAGCGCGGACGACATCGCCGCGCCGAAGGCCGAGGCCGCCCCGGCCAAGGCCGAGGAAGCGCCCGCCGCGGCGCCCGCCCCCGCCTCGGTCCCGGCGACCCCCAAGGCCAGGGCGGTCACGCCCGACTGGCCCGAGGGCACCCAGATGAAGACCCAGACCGTGCGCGAAGCGCTTCGCGACGCCATGGCCGAGGAAATGCGCGCCGATCCCACCGTCTTCGTCATGGGCGAGGAAGTGGCCGAGTACCAGGGCGCCTACAAGGTGACCCAGGGCCTGCTCGACGAGTTCGGCTCGAAGCGCGTCATCGACACGCCGATCACCGAGCACGGCTTTGCCGGCATCGGCGTCGGCGCGGCCTTCGGCGGGCTCAAGCCCATCGTCGAGTTCATGACCTTCAACTTCGCCATGCAGGCGATCGACCAGATCATCAATTCGGCGGCCAAGACGCTCTACATGTCGGGCGGCCAGATGGGCGCACCGATGGTGTTCCGCGGCCCGAACGGCGCCGCCGCCCGCGTGGGCGCGCAGCACTCCCAGGACTACGCCGCATGGTACGCCATGGTGCCCGGCCTCAAGGTGGCGATGCCCTACTCGGCAGCCGACGCCAAGGGCCTGCTGAAGAGCGCCATCCGTGACCCGAACCCGGTGATCTTCCTCGAGAACGAGATCCTCTACGGCCGCTCCTTCGAGGTGCCGGTGATGGACGACTTCACCGTGCCCTTCGGCAAGGCGAAGATCTGGCGCGAGGGCACCGATGTCACCATCGTGTCGTTCGGCATCGGCATGACCTACGCGCTCGAGGCGGCGGACAAGCTGGCGGAAGAGGGCATCTCGGCCGAGGTGATCGACCTGCGCACCCTGCGCCCGATCGACTACGGCACCGTCATCGAGTCGGTGAAGAAGACCAACCGCTGCGTGACCGTGGAAGAGGGCTGGCCGGTGGGCTCCATCGGCAACCACCTCTCGGCCTACATCATGCAGAACGCCTTCGACTGGCTGGACGCCCCGGTGATCAACTGCACCGGCAAGGACGTGCCCATGCCCTACGCGGCGAACCTCGAGAAGCACGCGCTGATCACCACCGCAGAGGTGATCGACGCCGTCCGCCAAGTCACCTACCGGTAA